A section of the Streptomyces sp. NBC_01591 genome encodes:
- a CDS encoding serine hydrolase domain-containing protein has product MSNLHELLEKRVGGGAAPGAVGLVARGSRVEVAAVGSADAGGTVPMARDSIFRIASLTKPVTAAATMMLIEDGRIALDEPVRQWLPELVSPMVVRTPASPVDDVVPADRVITVFDLLTFRAGYGFPSDFSLPAVGLLFSELKQGSLQPQAVEAPDAWMATLSRIPLLDQPGEAWLYNTCSDILGVLIARVSDRPLPEFLAERLFEPLGMADTGFAVPADKADRFTSYYRTDPEGGGLQLVDAPDGQWSSVPAFPSGTGGLVSTADDWYAFARMLLAEGSAEGSAGGRRLLSADSVRRMTTDHLTRAQRERGTLFLEGQGWGFGGSVDVEAIDPWNVPGRYGWVGGTGTAAHLTPATGAVSILLTQLEMAGPTPPALMREFWAYASGT; this is encoded by the coding sequence ATGAGCAATCTGCACGAACTCCTGGAGAAACGCGTCGGCGGCGGAGCGGCGCCGGGAGCCGTGGGCCTGGTGGCCCGCGGCTCCCGGGTCGAGGTGGCGGCGGTCGGCTCCGCCGACGCGGGCGGCACGGTCCCGATGGCGCGGGACTCGATCTTCCGTATCGCCTCGCTCACCAAGCCCGTCACCGCCGCCGCGACCATGATGCTGATCGAGGACGGCCGGATCGCACTGGACGAACCGGTGCGGCAGTGGCTGCCGGAGCTGGTGTCGCCGATGGTGGTCCGTACACCGGCTTCCCCGGTCGACGACGTGGTCCCCGCCGACCGGGTCATCACCGTGTTCGACCTGCTCACCTTCCGGGCCGGGTACGGCTTCCCGTCGGACTTCTCGCTGCCCGCGGTCGGGCTGCTGTTCAGCGAGCTGAAGCAGGGATCGCTGCAGCCCCAGGCCGTCGAGGCGCCGGACGCCTGGATGGCCACGCTGTCCCGTATCCCGCTGCTCGACCAGCCGGGCGAGGCATGGCTGTACAACACCTGCTCCGACATCCTCGGCGTGCTGATCGCCCGGGTCTCGGACCGGCCGTTGCCCGAGTTCCTGGCCGAGCGGCTGTTCGAGCCGCTGGGCATGGCCGACACCGGATTCGCCGTGCCCGCCGACAAGGCCGACCGGTTCACCAGCTACTACCGCACCGACCCGGAGGGCGGCGGCCTCCAGCTGGTCGATGCCCCGGACGGACAGTGGAGCAGCGTGCCCGCGTTCCCGTCCGGCACCGGCGGGCTGGTCTCGACCGCCGACGACTGGTACGCCTTCGCCCGGATGCTGCTCGCGGAGGGGAGCGCCGAAGGAAGCGCCGGAGGGCGGCGGTTGCTGTCGGCCGATTCGGTGCGCCGGATGACCACCGACCATCTGACGCGGGCGCAGCGCGAGCGCGGCACGCTGTTCCTGGAGGGCCAGGGCTGGGGCTTCGGCGGTTCGGTCGATGTCGAGGCCATCGACCCCTGGAACGTACCGGGACGCTACGGCTGGGTGGGCGGCACGGGAACGGCGGCGCACCTCACGCCCGCCACCGGCGCGGTCTCCATCCTGCTGACCCAGCTGGAAATGGCCGGACCGACCCCGCCCGCGCTGATGCGGGAGTTCTGGGCGTACGCGTCCGGCACCTGA
- a CDS encoding SAM-dependent methyltransferase, with translation MPEPRIDTSKPHPARVYDWLLGGKDNYPVDQRVAEKLPEEARGNAARNRAFMHRASAWLARSGVDQFLDIGTGIPTEPNLHQVVQGITPSARIVYADHDPIVLRHAEALLVSRPEGVTDYLHADVRQPEVILDHARELLDFDRPIALSLIALMHFLPDDQDPYGLTRTLVDALPAGSFLVLSHGTADQHPELKQETETVYKKGAIPLRMRTRSEVEPFFDGLDLVEPGLVFATEWYREEPAPVRERSGFYVGVGRVR, from the coding sequence ATGCCCGAGCCCCGGATCGACACCAGCAAGCCCCATCCCGCGCGCGTCTACGACTGGCTGCTGGGCGGCAAGGACAACTACCCGGTCGACCAGCGGGTGGCGGAGAAGCTGCCCGAGGAGGCGCGGGGCAACGCGGCGCGGAACCGGGCCTTCATGCACCGGGCCTCCGCCTGGCTGGCCCGCAGCGGGGTCGACCAGTTCCTCGACATCGGCACCGGCATCCCCACCGAGCCCAATCTGCACCAGGTCGTCCAGGGCATCACCCCGTCCGCCCGGATCGTCTACGCGGACCACGACCCGATCGTCCTGCGGCACGCCGAGGCGCTGCTGGTCAGCAGGCCCGAGGGCGTCACCGACTACCTCCACGCGGATGTGCGGCAGCCCGAGGTGATCCTCGACCACGCCCGTGAACTGCTCGACTTCGACCGGCCCATCGCGCTCTCCCTCATCGCGCTCATGCACTTCCTGCCGGACGACCAGGATCCGTACGGCCTCACCCGCACCCTCGTCGACGCGCTGCCCGCGGGCAGTTTCCTGGTGCTCTCGCACGGCACGGCCGACCAGCACCCGGAGCTCAAGCAGGAGACCGAGACCGTGTACAAGAAGGGGGCCATCCCGCTGCGGATGCGCACCCGGAGTGAGGTCGAGCCCTTCTTCGACGGGCTGGACCTCGTCGAGCCGGGGCTGGTCTTCGCCACGGAGTGGTACCGCGAGGAGCCCGCTCCGGTGCGGGAGCGCAGCGGTTTCTACGTGGGCGTCGGCCGGGTGCGCTGA
- a CDS encoding TetR-like C-terminal domain-containing protein — protein MPGEDGSPRFIARLQRRLVQAWYEQLTAIDAERPAEADLPARAHYVSGGLVAVITQWAQGEFDADKESADTAVQHLSHLTWSMNQGRT, from the coding sequence ATGCCGGGAGAGGACGGCAGCCCGCGCTTCATCGCACGTCTGCAGCGTCGACTCGTCCAGGCCTGGTACGAGCAGCTCACCGCCATCGACGCGGAGAGGCCGGCCGAAGCCGATCTGCCGGCCCGAGCCCATTACGTGAGCGGCGGTCTGGTCGCCGTCATCACCCAGTGGGCGCAGGGCGAGTTCGACGCCGACAAGGAATCCGCCGACACCGCCGTACAACATCTCTCGCACCTGACGTGGTCCATGAACCAGGGGCGGACGTGA
- a CDS encoding DHA2 family efflux MFS transporter permease subunit codes for MPPRTPKSSGATRPDQIDAGLWWLCGVLVLGAVTTLLDGTIVNVSIDALSQEFDASLGTIQWTITGYLLALSLVVPLSGWAMERFGARRMWLTAQVLFLIGSVLSGIAWSIESLVVFRVIQGLGGGMVMPMAQAMLARAAGPSRMGRVMAVVSVPAMLAPVIGPVIGGVFVDQLSWRWIFFVNIPVGLAAIALAWMKLPADRPAGRPRLDMAGLLMLSPGLALLLYGMARSGAEGFAAGGSLPWTATGAVLIAGFAAHALRTRHVPLIDLRLFADRGYSAAVITQFTLNAAVFGAMFLLPLYFQLDRGDSVLEAGLMLAPQGVGYVIAMLVAGRATDRLSPGAIALAGVALTLLGTIPFVMLDSGSGWPLLAAAMAVRGIGVGVVTLPSLAAAYRSLPPAAMPRASSAMNIFQRLGGSIGTAVVATVLQQALADGRSQGASLNGAFSESFWWVVAFTAATLIPVLLLPRKPPAFAPADQSPVAGREAASAGH; via the coding sequence TGTTCTCGTCCTGGGCGCCGTGACCACGCTGCTCGACGGAACCATCGTCAACGTGTCGATCGACGCACTGTCCCAGGAGTTCGACGCGTCGCTCGGCACGATCCAATGGACGATCACCGGATACCTGCTGGCTCTCTCCCTTGTGGTGCCGCTTTCGGGCTGGGCCATGGAGCGATTCGGCGCGCGGCGGATGTGGCTCACGGCACAGGTGCTGTTCCTGATCGGCTCGGTGCTCTCCGGCATCGCCTGGTCCATCGAGAGTCTGGTCGTCTTCCGGGTGATCCAAGGGCTCGGTGGCGGCATGGTGATGCCCATGGCCCAGGCCATGCTGGCCCGTGCCGCCGGCCCTTCGCGCATGGGCCGTGTCATGGCCGTGGTCTCCGTTCCGGCGATGCTCGCACCGGTCATCGGGCCGGTCATCGGCGGAGTCTTCGTCGACCAACTGAGCTGGCGATGGATCTTCTTCGTCAACATCCCCGTCGGTCTGGCCGCCATCGCTCTCGCCTGGATGAAACTCCCGGCCGACCGGCCGGCCGGGCGTCCGCGACTCGACATGGCCGGCCTGCTGATGCTCTCTCCCGGTCTGGCCTTACTGCTCTACGGCATGGCCCGGAGCGGCGCCGAGGGCTTTGCCGCCGGCGGGAGTCTGCCGTGGACCGCGACCGGCGCTGTCCTCATCGCGGGCTTCGCCGCACACGCTCTGCGCACCCGTCACGTACCGCTGATCGATCTGCGGCTGTTCGCCGACCGCGGCTACTCCGCCGCCGTCATCACGCAGTTCACCCTGAACGCGGCCGTCTTCGGCGCGATGTTCCTGCTGCCGCTCTACTTCCAGTTGGACCGCGGTGACAGCGTCCTGGAGGCCGGCCTGATGCTGGCCCCGCAGGGTGTCGGTTACGTCATCGCGATGCTTGTCGCGGGCCGGGCGACCGACCGGCTGAGCCCCGGAGCGATCGCCCTGGCGGGTGTGGCCCTCACGCTGCTCGGCACCATCCCGTTCGTGATGCTGGACAGCGGTTCCGGCTGGCCGCTGCTGGCCGCCGCGATGGCGGTGCGCGGCATCGGGGTGGGAGTGGTCACCCTGCCCAGCCTGGCCGCTGCCTACCGTTCGCTGCCTCCGGCGGCGATGCCGCGTGCTTCGAGCGCGATGAACATCTTCCAGCGTCTCGGCGGCTCGATCGGCACCGCTGTCGTCGCGACCGTACTGCAGCAGGCCCTCGCCGACGGGCGATCGCAAGGCGCTTCGCTCAACGGTGCCTTCAGCGAGTCGTTCTGGTGGGTGGTCGCCTTCACCGCGGCAACTCTCATTCCGGTCCTCCTGCTGCCCCGCAAGCCCCCCGCCTTCGCCCCTGCGGACCAATCCCCCGTCGCCGGGCGCGAAGCGGCCTCCGCCGGTCACTGA